The Treponema succinifaciens DSM 2489 region CAAGAAGCGGAAAAATTGAATTTTATTCAGCAGATAAAGTCGAGCTTGAAAAATCTTTAGGCGATATAATTCCAGATGTTTTTGCTACTGTAAAAGGTAGAGCTTTCATGGTGGAAATTCTTGTAAGCCATGCAATTGATGAAGAAAAACTTGATAAAATCAAAGAACACAGAATTTCTTGCATTGAAATAGACTTATCAGGAAAAACATTCGAGTCAAAAGAAGATGTGAGAGCCGCATTAAATAATCCATGCAATATGAAAATCATTTATGATGATAACAGCCGCCTGATTCAAGAAAGAAAAGAAATTTTATTGAATTACGGATTAAAGCTAAAAATTTACCGTGGCGGAATTGTTATTTGTCCAAAATTGTGTAGTTATGTTCCGACCTATTTTTGTGAAGATTGTGTTTTTGGTTGCAAAGAAAACAATAGCTTTATGAGGTGTGGATTTATTTTGCCGCTTGTGTTAAAACCGAATCTTAGAGTGGTATTTAATATTATTCTAAAAAACAATACTGTTATGTTTGATGATGAAGCCAAAAGGTATAACGACAGTCATTTTGGCTGGAAAGCAACCGAGGCTGTTCAAAGAGCATATATTTCAAGGAGTTTTTGACTATGAAAAAACTGATTTCAATTTTTACTTTGCTGTTTATTTATTCGCTTTCTGTTTTTGCAGGACCGTTCGGGCTGGATATGGGAATGACGATTGAAGACGTTACTAAAGCCTGCGGCGGAAACGAGCCGGAATATATTTCGGACGACAGATACTACATCCAGCCGGTAAAATCGCATCCGCTTTTTGAAGGATACGTCGTCTGGATTAGCGAAACGGAAGGTTTATATTATATAAAAGGAATAAGTCGCGAGATTCAGGCAAACAGTTACGGAACGGAAGTCAAACAGGAATTTGCAAAACTGCTTTCTCCTCTTGAACGAAAATACGGAAACTTTGAGATAATTGACGAGATTGTTTCAGATGATGTGCTTCCATATAAATTGAAACAAGATAGCTGGATGTTGACAATTGCGGAAGGCTCAAGAATTTGTGAGGCACATTGGTCTGTTAGTGAGGACGACTTTGAGAAATTCGGCGGATTGACAACAATTTCTGTCGGAGTAAAAACGCAAGCGACATATATTACCAGCAAAGCATACATTTGGATTGAATACGGTTTTGCAAATGCAGCTGATGGCTTTGACAACTTGGATGATGTGCTGTAAATGATAGTTGAAATTTATTTCAGTTCTTGACAAAGTGTCGGGGGGGGGTACACTGTTTTTAACTTTATTGGATAAGGAGTAAAAAATGAAGTTTAAGAAATTTTTTGTAAGCTTTATTTCAGGCTTAACATTAGTTGTTATGTGTTCATCTTGTGTTTCATCAACAAGAGTTAATTTTAACACAGATGTTGATGGGGCAACAGTATATGTGGATGGAGAAGAGATTGGAACAACTCCAGCTCAAATAAAACTGAGCAATGCTGTATGGGAAAATCCAGATGTTGTAATAAAAAAAGATGGATATAGAGATTTGTATACAGAATTAAATAAAGAAGTCAAAGGTGTTAACTTGGTATGCGGTTTATTGCTTTGGTGGCCTTCTTTGCTGTGGGTTTATGGTCCAAAGAAAAATCAAAATTATATGTTGTCTCCTCTTCCTGTAGTTCAAGACACAATAAATGAATAAAATATATATATTGCTGTTTTTCTTATTTTCTGTTTTTTTGTTCTCTTGCAATAAGCTTAATTCTATATATGGGAAATGGGAAGACAGTAATAGAATTCTTGAATTCAGTGAGTATGGGGATTTTACTCTTGAGTTTAAGAATTCAAATTTAGTGAAAGGGTTTCGTGGTAGAGCATTAAAAAAGAAAAACATAATGATTATGTTTTTTGAGGAGTTTAAGGATTCTAATAATGAATGGCTTTACACAGATGGAACTGATTTAGAAGATTACAAAGAAATCTTATTTATTTCTTTTGAAGATGAAAAACTTGTTACTCAAATAAAGTCAACTAATAAAAAATTTATATATACAAGAATTATTGATTAATTTCATTTCTTAATTTTTTATCATAATTTGTAACACTTTTATATCCTGAATATTAAAATCTGCTTCAAAAGATTATCCAGTCAAGCTGGATAATGACATCAAATATAGCGTGTCTTTGTTGCTGATTCTGCACAGAATGTTACTGGAAAAGCAATTTATATTCTAAAATAAACTGTTTAGTGTTATTTTGCCAATTCACTGTGCTGGTGGTATAATATTCGCACTTTATTAGAAGGAGTAAATATGAAATTATCAAGAAAATCAAAGGTCGTATTGGTTTTGCTTATGGTTGCGGCCTCTGCTTGTTTTGCTCAGAAATGGAAAGGTCTTGTAAAAGGAATTGAAAGAAGAGTGGGCGGAAAGAACAATTCACAGCAGACAACTGAATCAACTGGAAAAGAAGATATGCCTAACTTGCCTGGTTTTAATACTAATGTTGACACTGGTCCACGCAATATAAAGAACTATAAATCAAAAAGACCAGCCAAAATCCCAAATGAGCCTTATCTTCAGGAAATGGCGAAAAAGAATGATAATGCAGAAAAGGCTCTAAAGAAAGAAGATTTTAAAAGAGCGTATGAGCTTTTTAATACACCTATTAAAGCTAAAGCCACAGAAAAAATATATGATGATTATGATGGACTGGGAAAGAGATCTTTCAAGTTGGATTCATTCCTTTTATGAAGATCCAAATTATCAGGGAGAAAAATAATCTCATTTGGCTTTTTCATAAAAATCTAAAAATAAATGCCGTGCTGGAAAATGCGTTTAAATGCAAAATCCGGCACGTTTTTTTTTCTGTAAAAACTTTCACGGAAATAATATTCTATTCCAGCAGTCTTCCTGCCTTGTAGGATTCTTCAAGATAACTTGGGTTTTGATAGTAAAGGTCTGTGTTGAAGTTTGAAATTTGGTCGCTTATAAACGAATTGAACAGCTTGATTAAAGTTTCTTCTTCTGTTCCTGGAGCGGCAAGGTCTTCTATCATTATGCAGTAAAGTTTTCCTATGTCCTGAAATCCGGGCAACGTGTACTTGCAGTTTTTTACAGTTTCAAAGTCGCCATCTGGAATTTTGTAATCCCTGATTATTTCATCGCTTACTTGCTCAAACGAGAGGCAGTGATTTACAGGTGCGGCATAGAGCTGCTTGTGAACACCTTTTTTTCCAAGCGCATTGACAACAGTTCCGCGGCGGTTCTTTGTTTTTCTGGCAATAAATTCAATCAGCGCACAAACATAAAAAAAATCATTCCTCTGTTCTTCGGTCATATACAATCTCGCTTTTTTTGAAATTAAGGCAGTTTAATGCCGACAATGTATGGAAGCTTATTTGGTGCGTAGGATGCTTGAATTCTGCAAGCACCCAAAACTGTTTTTTTGTAATTGTGCCTTTTATAAAATCGTTAACGTAATTCCAAACTGTGTCGTTTGCCATCGGTCCTTCTACAATATCGTAATTGTGAGTTTTTCCGCTTCGGCAATGGGCAATGAATTCAAGCCATTCATCATTCATTTCATCGAATTTTAAAATTGAAAGAGATTCATCGGCAGTATAATCAAAAAAATTTATTACAGGCTTTTCATTGTTTCTGTTTGCCCAGCGAACGGCTTGCTTCCAGTTGTTTGTGCAATAAAATCCCCATGAAAAATCTTTTGTGTATAAACTTTTTCGGATTTCTGGAAACTGCACAATTTCTTTGCCTGCATGATATAATATGCTTTTATTCATTGCTAGATATTTTTCCTCGTTTTACTTTTTGGGTTGTGGTCATTTCGAGCGGCTGTTCTAGCATTGTGATTTTTGAGATGCGGGCGTAAGGCTGAAGCTCCTTGTTTACTTTTGAGATTATTTTTTCAATTTCTGATTTTACTGATTCGTCTAGCGGAGAAGCTTCTCTGTTTATATTCAGTCTTGCAAAAAGGTCGTCGCTGGCATAGACAAGGGCTTCGATTTGCTCGCTTTTTGTTGCTTTGTCTGCAATGTAGCCGCGCACTGTGATTTGTGCTATGTCTGTAAAAAGCTGGAATGCGTTTTCAATTTCTTCCGGATAAACGTTTTTGCCACCTTCTGTAACAATCATGTTTTTTACGCGTCCTGCAAGAATAAGGTAGCCTTCGCTGTCTAGATTTCCAAGATCGCCGGTTTTAAAGAATCCGTCTGGAGTAAAAACTTTTGCGGTTTCTTCTTCCATGTTGTAGTAGCCTTTAAAAACCATCGGACCTTTTACCGCTACTTCTCCGATTCCATCCGCAGAAGGCTCAAGAATTTTCATTTCCATGTACGGAAAGAAATACTGACCGACACTTTCAATTTTAAAGCGGCTTATCGGGTTCAATGCGATAATCGGGCTTGTTTCTGTAAGTCCGTAGCCTTGCACAAAGTCGATACCCATTTCGTTGTAGATTTTGAACACGCTTGAAGCAAGAGGTCCGCCGCCACAGATTGCAATTCTTAGCGACTGAATATTTGCTTGTTTTAGCACGCTTTTAAAAAGTGTCTTGCCGGGATTTACTTTGAAAACTTTTTTTATTATGTAGGAAATCCACATCATGGCATGGATTGCGCCGTTTACAAGCGGGCCTTTCGCCTTGATTCCTTTCATTATTCCTGCGAGCAGCTTATTGAACAAAAGCGGAACGCCAAGCAGCATTGTGATTTGTCCTTCGCGAAGTTCTTTCATTAGCCGGGAAACAGCCATGCTTTTTCCGAATACGATTTCAGCTCCTACGGAAAGGCTTTCTATGAAAACCGCCTGCATTGTGTAAGCGTGATGAATCGGAAGGAGCGCGTAAAAAACATCAGTTGAAAAAATGTCCATGCGGGTCTGCGCGATATATGCATCGCTTACAAGATTTTTGTGGGTGAGCATTACGCCTTTTGGATTTCCTGTTGTTCCGCTTGTAAAAAGAATTGCCGCAAGATCATCTTCTTTTGCGCTTCGGAAATCATGTTCAATTGAATTGGGCTTTAAGCTGTAAACGTATTTTTCTGGAAACTTAGGGCTGAGCGAATAAACTTTGTATTCAGCATTTTGTGCGTCAAAGGTTGGAAACTTTTCTTCATCAACAAAAAAGAATTTTGGCTTGGCTGTGTTCAAAAGATTTTTGATTTCCTCTTCATGGAGAGCGTAATCTATAGGACAGATTGTAGCTCCGGCGGCAAGAGATGCGAGGAATACAAGTCCCCATTGTGGAGAGTTTTTTCCGCTTACTGCGATTCTGTCTCCTTTTTGAATTCCTTTTTCTGTAAGCCAGGAAGCAAGTTCCTTGACTTTTTGTTCTACCTGTGAATATGAAAGAGTGTTTTTTGAGCCGCCTTCGCCTTCAAAATCTGTAAAGCAAGGTCTTTCTGGAAATCGCTTTGTTGTTATAAAAAACATTTCGGGAACTGTTGGCCATTCTCCTGAAAAGTCGCTGTCTTTGTATTTGCTTAAAAAATCCCAAGGTGTCTTTGTGGTTGTCTGCATAGTCTATTCTCCAGAAAATAAGAGTAATTTATAATGATATATTCTATCACGAAATATGGTTTATTTAAAACAAAAAACGGCCGCAACCGTTTATTGGTCGCAGCCGCATTTCTAGCTTTAAAGTTTGGAATTGCTATTAGTACATTCCGCCCATTCCATCCATGCTCGCCTGTGGAGCAACTGGTGCTGGAGGTTCAGGAATATCTGTGATAGCACATTCTGTTGTGAGCAGCATTCCAGCTACAGAAGCAGCATTCTGGAGAGCGCATCTTGTAACTTTTGCCGGGTCGATGATTCCAGCTTCCATCATGTTTACCCATTCGCCTGTAGCGGCATTGTAGCCAACACCTTTCTTTTCTGCCTTTGCCTTGTCAGCAATTACAGCTCCGTCTACACCTGCGTTTTCTGCAATCTGGCGAATAGGCTCTTCCAAGGCTCTCTTTATAATCTGGAAACCAACTTTTTCATCTCCAGTAAGATTTTCTTTTTCCGCGTCAAGAACTTTGCTTGCTTCGATGAGTGCAAGTCCGCCGCCTGAAACAATTCCTTCTTCCAAGGCCGCTCTTGTTGCTGCGAGAGTATCTTCAACACGGAATTTCTTTTCCTTCATTTCTGTTTCTGTGATTGCACCGATGTTGATTACAGCTACACCGCCAGAAAGTTTTGCAAGGCGTTCCTTGAGTTTTTCCTTGTCGTAGTCAGAAGTTGACTTTTCAATCTGATTCTTGATTTCTGCAACACGGTCAGCGATTGCCTTTTTGTCTCCGGCTCCATCAACCAAAGTTGTGTTGTCCTTGTCGATTTTTACAGACTTAACCTGTCCAAGGTCTGCAAGTTCTGTTGATTCAAGCTTAAGTCCAAGGTCTTTTGTGATTACTTTTCCGCCTGTGAGGATTGCGATGTCCTGAAGCATTTCCTTTCTTCTGTCGCCGAATCCTGGAGCTTTTACA contains the following coding sequences:
- a CDS encoding DUF3990 domain-containing protein, producing the protein MNKSILYHAGKEIVQFPEIRKSLYTKDFSWGFYCTNNWKQAVRWANRNNEKPVINFFDYTADESLSILKFDEMNDEWLEFIAHCRSGKTHNYDIVEGPMANDTVWNYVNDFIKGTITKKQFWVLAEFKHPTHQISFHTLSALNCLNFKKSEIVYDRRTEE
- a CDS encoding AMP-dependent synthetase/ligase, encoding MQTTTKTPWDFLSKYKDSDFSGEWPTVPEMFFITTKRFPERPCFTDFEGEGGSKNTLSYSQVEQKVKELASWLTEKGIQKGDRIAVSGKNSPQWGLVFLASLAAGATICPIDYALHEEEIKNLLNTAKPKFFFVDEEKFPTFDAQNAEYKVYSLSPKFPEKYVYSLKPNSIEHDFRSAKEDDLAAILFTSGTTGNPKGVMLTHKNLVSDAYIAQTRMDIFSTDVFYALLPIHHAYTMQAVFIESLSVGAEIVFGKSMAVSRLMKELREGQITMLLGVPLLFNKLLAGIMKGIKAKGPLVNGAIHAMMWISYIIKKVFKVNPGKTLFKSVLKQANIQSLRIAICGGGPLASSVFKIYNEMGIDFVQGYGLTETSPIIALNPISRFKIESVGQYFFPYMEMKILEPSADGIGEVAVKGPMVFKGYYNMEEETAKVFTPDGFFKTGDLGNLDSEGYLILAGRVKNMIVTEGGKNVYPEEIENAFQLFTDIAQITVRGYIADKATKSEQIEALVYASDDLFARLNINREASPLDESVKSEIEKIISKVNKELQPYARISKITMLEQPLEMTTTQKVKRGKISSNE
- a CDS encoding PEGA domain-containing protein gives rise to the protein MKFKKFFVSFISGLTLVVMCSSCVSSTRVNFNTDVDGATVYVDGEEIGTTPAQIKLSNAVWENPDVVIKKDGYRDLYTELNKEVKGVNLVCGLLLWWPSLLWVYGPKKNQNYMLSPLPVVQDTINE